From Malus sylvestris chromosome 1, drMalSylv7.2, whole genome shotgun sequence:
GTTATAATGCTCCTCAACGATTATTGTTATGAAACTATTAATGTATAAAATCGGGTTGATTTTAAAAcagaggcagattctctgccctcccactttccGTGCCCTCccattttgtgtggtcacagttaagtcacgtcaatattttatattatttttttatagagataataagacaaaacaGAACAGTAATATAAAAGGTTGACGTGGCTTCACAATGACTACACAAACGGGAGGCCACAGAAAGTGGAAGGGCAGAGAACCTACCTCCTTTTAAAACAACGTGAAAGTCAACATGTGACCTTCGCAAAGTTGGTTCGGTCACTATGGAAAAAAAGTTCGAGCATAATGGGGAAAAAGTTCGAGCACGAAATAAGGCACAAAAATTTCGTAATGTATTTACAACGATCAAAACCGTCTATCTCCCATTATTTAAAGGTCATGTGGTTGCACTTCCTTtcgttttggaaaaaaaagtggTATGCACTTCCTTTCGTTTTGGGAAGGGCGGGTGGAGAAGCTTGCTATTTGGTGGAGTGGAAGAGTTTGCTATTACTACTCTTCTGTCAGTAAAGCTATATGTTTTGTTGCTTGTTTTTTAAAGAAATTAGCGAATAAATACTGTACATAAGTACAGGTAATGCTTATTTCATACTTGAACTATACTGTTGCGAAAGATTCCCAGTAGTCGTAGCTGCATTGCTTCCTTAGATTCTAAGCAGTTTCTAATAACTGCTTGTGAGATTCTGAAAAAATGGTTCCTGAAATTCATTTATATGAGTTGGTACCGCGAACTATTTCTGTAAAAAATTACGGCAGACTCGTGCAGAATTTGCGTAGAAGGACATTCGTAAGATGCTTTACTGAAAAGGAAGTTGAGGAGGCCACAAGAAACTACACTTATCATTACTATAACAATGAACGCTACGGAACAGTATACCACACAAAATTAGATGGATGAGGTATCGCCATAAAAAAGTGCAACAGTGTTATTGGTGACCCGTTCATCCAGAGTCAACGTCTGGTTCACGAGGCATTTGTTCTTTCTCAAATCGAACACAAAAATGTGGGAGGCTGTTTGGTTGTTGTTTAGAGACAAAATGGCCCATAATGGTTTATGTCCCCACCAATGCCTTGACTTGTCTTGAGCACTTTGGCAGAAACAACCCTAAACTCTCGTTTGAATCACGAATGAAGATAGCAGCGGAAACTGCAGGAGCTCTAGCGTACTTGCACTCCAAGTCAGTCATACACCGAGATGTGAAGGCAGCGAATATATTCATAAATGATACAACTCACACCGCTAAAGTTTTCAGTTTTGGAGCTTCACGATTGCTTGATGAAGATGAAGGTGAAATGGAAGATGAAGTATCAACTTTGCCAGGGACATTCCAATACTTAGACCCCGAGTATCTTAAATCACACCGGCTAACAAATAAGAGTGATGTCTATAGCTTTGGAGTTGTTCTAGTGGAGCTACTAACACATCAAGAGGCAGTTTCCACTGATGGGCTCGAGAGATCCCTAGCAAACAAGCTTGTTTGTTCAGTGGAAGAGGATCGCTTGGGCCAAATGCTCGATGGTGAGTAATGGAAGACGAGTTTAGTTTCGAGATAGCCAAAAAAAGTGAGCGAGCTTGCTGTAACATGTTTGAGGTCAAGTGGGGAGGAAAGGCCTTCCATGGAAGAAGTAGCTGCGAAGCTCAAGGGAGTAGCGCAGACTGTTAGAAACCGTTAAAAAGCATAGAAACTGTTAGaatattttcaagtttttaacACATTACATAAACCACTCAACTCGATTAATAACTATAACCTTGGCAAGACAAGCCTACTAACATCTGCACACTACTCAAAccctagctctctctctctctctcttatttcttCTCAACTTTTTTTCCAACGTAAAGCTGGACAAACTCTTATTTCCTGGGTAATTGTAAAGTGTGGCAGCTGcacctatttatagaattcggatcctctccggatcctctttgtgagaatctcGGAGATTTGTAACtcatgttcgttcatcgtacatcgtgcggttaattttcatcaaatattgtttgtgttcaattttaaataataaaatttaaaatgatttttgaccgcacgatgtacgatgaatgaccACAATAAACAGATTcccgagatcctcacaaaaaggatctggagaggatccttaTTCCTATTTATAATTCACTAAACTTAGTGACCAAGTAAGACAatagtaataaaataatatgtaaATTATAGACTAAACCTAGGTACATCTATCCCCACTGAAATATGTCAAAATTAACTAGCAACATCAAAGAAAGAACAAATGTTGCCACGTCCAGTGTAGGTCTCCACCTCCAACCTTTGCCGGACTTACAAATCCTACTAATTTGCATGAAGCAATGAAGCCACCTCGAGCTATAAATAGCTTAAAAAACAACATAATTGTAAACATAAAGATAGGTGATTCAATGGTTAAAAACCATGTAAACCGCTTAgacatgaaaaaataaaaagtatatgaaaattAAGGACTGACTTGAGCTTGGAGTTCACAGAATACTTTTAATAGTAAATGTTGTGTTGGATTGAGTTCCTTGTAATGATATATCTCTTCTCTGCACAAATAGCACAATGGCAAAAATGGtagtttatttaaaaaatgaaaaaaaattaaatacagTGAACGATGCTAAGATGAATAAAACTGAAACCCTAGACAACAAATTGATAGCtaggaagaaaggaaaaaaaaacatgcatgAATAAAATTTTGACCACCCTTAATTTATAATTAAGCTAAGCAAATACACAACAAGCTCAACACAATCACAACAATAAGAATTTTCAAATGGTTAAATATATATCACAAAGAAAAGCACATGCATCTAGAGAATTGAATATTATTATCACTACTGTGAATTCAATTTCATTTCAAGCTACTATCTAATAAAACCTTTCAGTCAAGGTTTCTGtaagttaattttaattttattatcaaAACTATTTTTAGTAAATTTTCTTTACATCCTATTACAAATTATTACATCTACTTGGATTTTAATATGCACTGAAGAAATTAAAGTCCTTACATCACAATCTGAATTGAGATCTAGTTCATTGAATCACTATACAATGCGGGGAGAGGCTACCCTGCTCTTGTGGTCTCGTCCCTTCGGGGGATTGAACGTGCCTCCTCCCATTGGATACTGGAGGTGAAGCCCTACAACGCTTAGGACTTCGGCTGTCATGAGGACTCGTTGATCTTCTCTCCAAACTCCTTTCTCTCCTCATGGGTGATCGCTAATGACTGCACATTAGGAAAAAAATAAACGAGTTTCAGCAAAATACCCAGACAAATAATCTGCACACATAGCAATTCGATGTGAAGAACAAAGTGCCGGTTGTCAACTACCTGACAcactccccctcctcctttttccGGCCTTGGGACCGGCagtgtaagataaacttacacaggcggatTTATTAAAAATGTGGACTATATTATAAAAATTTACTACTATAACCTCATTCACTTGAGAAAGCATTACACAGAAATCCAAATTCACCCAGCAAAAATGTGTCTTCTATTTTAGTTGTACCCTCATATCCCACATTCCCGCTCCAAATGCGTAAGAGCCAGTTTGGTGGGTTTTCCTTCATATTAGCCTAATCTTGTGGGCTCCTAGTTTTCCAGAATCCCGGTTTCTCACGTTCAGTTGTTATGAATCCATAACTTGTAACTGTGTCTGATCACGTAAATAATCTCCGATGATATTACCTCTCTCAAGTCTTTGGTGGTATTGCAAAACTAATATCATCATCTATAGCAGTCTGTTGTAGTCAAAGTGTCGCAGTAGTTTCTTAGCCATGCAGAAGCAGATTTGAGGATACGAAGTTCACCATTGAGGAGATCCTGAGCCATTTGCCTCCGGATAGAAAGTCTTTCACAAGTAACTGGAGAACTTATAGGTCCCAAAGACTATGCACACACTCAAGAAGCACAAAAAGGAGTTACTACATTTGTAGTCAGATGCAACATTATGTAAACCATAGAAATGATTATATTAAAATTCCACTCTCTTCATATGTTTATTAATGCTTCCCAAACGCCTAAGACTTCTCCAGTTATAAAATTCCTCAACTTCATTAATATCTCAACCAAAATGAGTATGTTAGAACACGTCAATTGATTCAATCTGCGTATGCTTAAGAATTCCTTCATTCAAAAGAACCGTAATTGGTGTATGCTCTTGTGAATTAATGCATTATCATAGAAAATAATGAACTCTTGTTTAACTTAGCTTAAACAAGTTCTGTAAACGAAGGGGGTAAAAAGTTAGCATCTTTACCTTGATAGATGCATCACAATCGTCAGCTAATTGGGTTAATTTTGATAACAACATCTGATGTGCTTCAATCTCTCTGCTGCTGTTTATTAAAGGACGTCGAGCCAATCGACCATCATGTTCTGCAGCTTCCTTGGCCAGGTCACTAAGTTCTGAATATTAACTTAAGAAACAATCAATAAACTATTTGCAGATGAGTCATCAGGTTAAATGAGCTCAGAAGCATATTAAGCAATGCATGCGAGTAAGTTAACATGAAGAGAAATACACCTTGAGGAGAGGCGCAACATAGAACACGAGCAAAAGCACGAAGTGACTGAGGAATTCCTTTCCCTTTTCCACTACCAGACCTAACTTCCCTATGTCATCGTACGATTATTGTAATCAGTAAAAGATTTTCATCGCAAGATATCAAGTCATCACGCAGATAAATGCATTAATTAAACAAGACTGGAAATGGAACAAAAGAAACAGAATATTTGACTTCACAGAGTACCACTAGATACGGGGGATAAAGGCCATCATGTAGGCAAAGGAACAAAAATAGGggaaaaaaggaaataaaagagATATAGTGCATCACTACCAACTTGATAGTGAAAGAATCCATTGAAGAGTCGAAACCATTGACATCATTACTGATTGGTCTGTGatgtctcttcaaaagttcccacTTCATTTCACGAAGGACGTCATGGTGAGGTATATTGACCTGGATCTCGACCTGAAAATAGACCAAAGGCATCCATAACATTTACAGATTACATATAACAAAACCATCATCTGGAAAGAAATGATGTAGAACGTGTATTCAGTATCTTACTAATTAACACTGGATGACAGATAATTAAGTGGCTTGAGTCTTCAAGCAAACTTACTGAACAAAGAGattataaatactcaactaATTGCAATTACTATGCTCCCATGAAAGACATCCAACTTATCAAAGAGGTTTTTAAGCAAGTGCTAGATCAAAAGTAGTCTTGTTCATGGAGTCAAAGGGAAAATAGTTTTGTTACCAAAAACAAACTTCTAGTCAAAGTGTTAAATCAAACTAAGAAGTGTGAATTAAGCAACGGAAACGTTCTCCCAACATAACAAAGCAATCATTGTGACTATAGTGAACAGAAATCCAAGACTGACCTGGTCGTGGATGTTGGATGAAAGTGTAAACCCATAGTCAAGAAGCAGGgtagcatttgaaaattttccgtATCTTATCAGTACCTATACAAATATACAAATCGCAGTTCAGAGTTACAACTTTAAACAACCACTTCTGCAATATAACCATAGTCACGAACTGCTCCAGAGGATGCTTCCATGTACCATCCATTCATACTAATAATAGGAAACCCCAAACTTCCAGTAATTTCTAAATATTAATTCCACAGCATATCTCAAGCAATATTGTGCTTTTTACTCTAACATAGACCCTGTGTTCATGTATTGTGATCCGTTATCTGTTAACACACAATGACCACTGAGGAATAAAAAGTTTTACTAATTCTTTGTCATGAAAATTTCAAACCCAACGAGAGACATCTAAAACGAAAATGAGTGAAAATGTTAATGAGTCgtctacaaaaacaaaaattgatcaaatgtttcaaaacaaaaatgaaattccAAAGGGTGCCTGTAATTTTAAATAGGGGAAAAAAGCCATCTTAATTAAGTAGCATCTAACCTGTTCACCAGGAGCATAATTGCGGTCAGCAATGACCTGCCCAGATAAAGAACAGGCATGGAAAATCAAGAACATTGTTCACACATATCCCTGATATGTATAAATTTTAAAGGGAGCTAAAAACTGCAAATACAAGTAGCATAGCATCCCAATAATTGAACTAATATAAAgcaataaaaacataaaaaagactcaatttcCATAAGAGTGCGGAATGAAGGGGAGAATATAAAATTCTTGTACTCCTATAACCAAATCAAGATGTGAGATAGAGAATCAAaacgcagagagagagagagagagagagagagagagagagagagagagagtacctctGAGAAATGTTTGTCGTTGTCACTCAACACTAATGATTCTGAAGTGCCGTCATGATTCAAAAAATCAGCAAATGGGATctataaaataaattgaaaatccaaaaattcaTAAGTAAAAAGGAAATAATTGAACTTCCATCATAAAGCTCATAACACTATTTACAACAGAATCTTTATAAACGTGTTACCAGGGAATAACCCTTCATGCTTCCCCATGCTCGAGAAGTAACTGCGAAATCCACTGCGAACCAGTGAGAATAAGTTGTATAGATCTTTAAGAGATGCAACTGCTGCAACTAATAATATCTAGAATAGTTTGTATCCAGGAATCATATAAAATCGGAATGAATAGGTATATAGGTAAATGGAGATATAACTAACTAAACTATATGAAATTGGATTCCATTGAACATCTACACCGATGCTGGCATTCATTCattttattcaaaaaattgGAATTAAGTACAATTGAAGCAAATTATTTAGACAGTTCAGGACGTGAAAATGCTTTAAAATGGAGAAGCTCACCTAAAGCATATGCGTGCATGAAATCCTTATAGGTGATACTTTTGGACATTTCAGGGAAGTTCTTGAGAGCCTGAAAATATGTCGTAGCAATAATTAGAATCTAAAAGTTAATAACTACGAAGTGATTGACAATCATCTCATATCTCAGGTAAGTATTGACTTGATTAAGTTTCAAAAGTTATTAAGTTGACGGGACCCCCACTATTCCAAATTCTGAAGAATGTGTGCCACCAACAGTTGATGGGTTACTCTGGTTGATTAATTTTGCCAGAACATTCAAGATAAAGGGACATTGAATTACATGCCACCAACAGTTTAAATCCCGAGTTGAGATGATGATATTAAACTTAAAGCATATACATGGCAGAGGTTCACGCATGAACGTCCCAAAACCATTAACCAGTGTATAAAACAATCAAGTACTTACCGTCCTAATTGCCAAAAATTCCTTTTTGATTTGAGATCTTTGATTAATTGTTTCCTGATATACAGAGCTTTGGCGAATCAGCTCCAGCTCATCGTCACTCCAAAATATCTAAGAATATACAAACAACATCCAAGTCAATAACAGCAAATTCTTGCCATTCAAAAAAATGTGTACAACCAAACAAATCAACTACATGTAAGAACCATTGCTCAGTTAAATTCTTTTCCATTCATGTTCAACACATGCTGTCTGAATTGACCGTCTAACAACATAACCTACCAAATTATCTCTAGGAATGCAAATGATAATATCGTATAACACTCACCGTGCAATGCATCTCCTCCGGGCGAGGAAGCCAGCGAATGTAAGGGGCCCACCTGGAATCCTGCATAAACAAAACCCTCAAACTCCACAGAAAAAATATTTCCACAACATAGTAATTAAACTAGAACAGCAATCTACATTGCCCATTCTCTGCTCAAACAAAACGACAGTGGCAAGCTTTGCAGCATCGCCAACTCCATCACTCAACAAATCTTTCAGTTCCGGAACGAGATCATCCGGAGCTAGTTGCTGCAATTATCCACCAAAACAAAGCCTCTTAAATCATATATTAACAATTTAAACTGTgattaataatgtgattaaagtCTTAAATAATTTGGGTTAAGATTTACCACTCTGTACGGAACCTTCAAAACGCAATCTCCAGCTGTTATGCTCTTTGAAGCAAAAAGAGAAGTTCCGTACGCCGATTTCCCAATTGAAAGTGCCGACGAAATCTCGGCGCCGGCCTTCCGCTCCAGCCACGGCAAGAAGTCGTCGGATTCGACCTGGTAGAGAACGATGAATTGTTAGCAGGAGTTTGATATGTTTCGGTTTTTCCCGTGATTGTGAAATTCTCTGTTTGGCTTTTGGGATACCTTGGGTTGGGACAAGGAGTGGAAGTTCAGCTTGATACTTGGAGTGTAGGAGAGGCTGAGATGTTGACGGCGGAGACGCCATCGGATTTTTCGCGCTCCCAGTAGCATTGCGGTGCGGGATTGGGACGTCGCCGCTTTGAGGAGAGTGTTGGCTTGGCGCTCGACTGTCGTATCCACGCGGGGAAGGTGTGGGGAATTAGTCCGCGGCTGGAATAATTTTGATTTCTGGTTTGAAAGGGACCGGAATGTGGAATTACGGTGTTTGCGTGGGGTATAAACTGATTAGCTgttgttataaacttataatGCTCCTCAACGTTTGGATAATCTTTAATATTCAATTATTGTAATGAAGTTATTGATGTTCAAATAATGGTTCAGAGAATCTAAAGACCATAAGAAGCTTAATTGTGGGAGAACGATCTCCCTTTACAGTTGGGTAGAGTCCCATGTTTTCGTCTACGGCCAATGTGGGACTCTTATAACTTTACTtttatgttgacacgtgttacGTTGTGGTTGATTTCTTAGTTGGTGAGAAACTCATGTTCTTCGGCAGGTGTGCCTCAGCACAAAcccttcagtacttagaagttgatcggtacttagaagtttgtAGTGTGatgaagtatggtacaaatagtgttCCCCAAGTTCCTGAGAGAGAAAAAACATTCTCGGTTAGAGACTTGCAAAATCTAACTAAACTTTGTAGTGTAATAACTAAACTTTTGAGTACCGAACTAACTCTTCCCTAATATGAATTGGCGTGATTCAGCAAGAAGAGGTGAATCGTCAATAACATATTTCAACCGCATTGCATGTTCCTGACCATCTTGTTCCACTGCTTCGACAAGACCATTAACAATGAATGATAAAATTACCATATGATCAAATGCAATACAAAGATCAAATACGAAATTATCTTCAAAACATTATCTACTCAAAGAAGGAAATGAAACAACAAACAAATTGCACCGTAACTACATTAGTTCATCATCTTTAAATAACGTCATAGTTAGATCCACAAAATCGTCTATCTCCCATACTCCTACAGTCATATGGTTTCAGATTTGGGTGATTTTTTATCAAAATGATCTTTGAGACAAGACCTAAAAGATAGACGGTACATATTGTTAAAATATATTACAAAGTGGGTCTCATAAAAACTTGTGTGAGTTGTGTAAAAAAAGTGGTATGCACTTCCTTTCGTTTTGGGGAGGATAGGGTGGAGAAGTTTGCTATTTGGTGGATTGGAAGAGTTTGCTAATACTACTCTTTTGTCAGTAAATTTATCTGTTCTGTTGCTTGCTTTTGAACGAAATTAGCAAACAAATACTATGTACATAAGTTTAGGATGGTGATTCTTTCTGATAAACCTACATTTCCTCCAGGACAGCACACCACTCCATGTCAGCAATCCATGCAGTTCGAACTACCTGAGCCATGTCCTGCTAAGCCGTGTGCTGCTGACTTGAAATGATTATTCTAAATGGAAGCCATGAAACCTTGTCGAAGATGCTGATGAAGATGGACAGAAGAATATTGTATAAAGCTGATGAAGATGGACAGAAGAATATTGTAATAAACTCACACAGCTAGACAAACACTTTCTGGTAGTTGTTTATTGCATGCGTGTATGTAAATCTTGTATAAAGAACATGCTGCTGTTGAAGAGCAGTGAGGATTGAATTCAATTGAGTTGAGTTTATGAAATCAGTCTCTATAAACATAGTTTAAACCATATCATGGTATCAAAGAGCTGAAAGTCTCACGAcacaaccatttttttttcccatgGCTTCTCAATCTACTTCTCTGTCCATCCCATATGCCTCATATCTTCTCACCATCAAACTTGATCGTACCAACTACCCCGTTTGGCAAGCTCAAATGCTTCCACTTCTTCGTAGCCGAAACCTTGTTTCCTTTATCGATGGAACCAGTCCATGTCCTTCTGTATTCTTGAAAGATGCGGATGGTAACCTCACTGACACAGTCAATCCTGCGTTTGACATCTGGGTTCAACAAGATGCCACAGTCCTGTCGTGAATTAACTCCTCCGTTCACCCCACTATTCTTGCTGCCTTAATTGGGAAAACTAGCTCCCATTCTGCCTGGACGACCTTACGTGACCGCTATGCTTCGCAGTCCACCGGTCGTCTCCTTCAGCTTCGAAGTGAGCTGATGAATACTCATCGAGGTGACTCTTTTATTTCTGACTTCTTGGATAAGATTAATTGTCTTGCCGATACTCTCTCTCTGGTGCTCCCGTTTCAGATTCGGACATCATTGCCATCATTCTTAATAATGTTGGTCCTGCTTATGAAAGCACGGTTGCCTCAGCCCAAGCCCGTGACGAGGCGATTACCTACAGTGCTTTGGAAGCACTCCTTCTTGGTGCTGAACGCCGCCAGAAAATGCATTCTGCTTTCACTGCAGATACCGGCCCTACTGCATTTGCAGCCACCCGTAATGGTGGTCGTCCATCTCCTCCCTTTAGAGGCCGTGGCTCCTCCTCCGGGTTTCGAGGTCGTGGCAATGGCGGTCGTAGCTCATTTTCCCGTCACGGATCATCCCATGGCTCTCCATCTCGCCAACCTGATGGCCTTCTTGGTTCTGCTCCCTCTCAGACCTCATTTCCTAATGGCAGACTTCAATGCCAAATTTGTACTCGCTATGGCCATTCCGCAATTGACTGCTACAACCGTCTTAACATGTCCTATGAAGGGCGCGTTCCAGCACCAAAGCTTCAGGCTTATGCTGCCAGTGCTCCCACCATCCAGAATTGGCTTTTCGATTCTGGAGCCAATGCCCACATAACCAATGATCCTGCTCAGGTGACGAATGCTCGACCATATCATGGTACTGATCAAGTGAATGGTGTCGTTGGAGGAACAGGTTTGAAAATCTCTCATGTTGGTAACACTTGCATTCGTACACCCCAAGCCCTTTTTCATCTCCCAAACACATTACTTTGCCCTAATGCATCCACTAATATCATTTCCATTCATCGCTTCACCACTGATAATAATTGTTCTCTAACTTTATTCCCACACGCCTATCGTGTTCAGGACCTTCACACGAGGAAGATGCTTTTCCACGGCCGGAGTAACAATGGGTTCTACCCCTTCTCAACAGTTTCATCATGCACTAAAGGAGTCTCTGTATTCATAGGTGCTAGGGTGTCCAATTCCATTTGGCACTCTAGATTAGGTCATCCATCTTCTCATGTTTTGAAAAGTTTAATTTCTAGCAATAAGTTGCCTATCAATGGCGTTGTAACAAGAGCATTTTGTCAGTCCTGCCCTCTGGGCAAAAGTCACAAGTTACCTTTTAGTTTATCTACTTCAAAATCGTCATTTCCTTTGCAATTGGTCCATTCAGATGTATGGACTTCTCCTACTGTTTCAATTAATGGATTTAAATACTATGTGGTTTTTATCGATGATTTCTCTCGATATTCTTGGTTGTAtccattaaaattcaaatatgatgTCTTTTCTACATTTGTTGCTTTCAAGAAATTagttgaaaatatgtttaataccaccattaaattttttcaaactgACGGGGGAGGTGAGTATCTTAGTCACAATTTCAAAGCTTTCTTGACTCATCATGGTATTCATCATCGCTTATCTTGCCCACATCATCCCGAACAAAATGGAATTTCAGAGCGTAAACATCGCCATCTTGTTGAAACTGGCCTCACTCTTCTTGCCCATTCCTCATTGCCCACATCATTTTGGGATGATGCCTTTCATACCGCCAATTATTTGATAAATCGTTTACCCACTAAGGTTTTACATAATGACTCTCCCTTTCAAAAACTCTTTCACAAATCTCCTCAATATGATTTCCTAAAGGTTTTTGGGTGTGCATGTTTTCCATATTTTCGACCATATAATAGTAATAAACTTCAGTTTCGTTCCAAACGTTGTGTTTTTCTTGGCTACTATTTAAATCACCAAGGTTATAGATGTCTTGACATGTCTACAGGAAAATTTTTTGTGTCTCGTCATGTTGTATTTGATGAAACTTGTTTCCCATATAAAGAATCCATTACTCCCGTGTCTCCATCACCAACCATTTCCaccgacactatgacactagaCATAGGTCCATCCCTCCCATACCGCCCACAGTCACCTCCCATCCCTCCTAACCCTACTCCACCACCTTTACCCTCAACCGTCACTCCCACGCCTACCCCTCCCTTAATATTACCTATCCCTACTCCTCCTATATCCACTCCTCTAGGACCCACGAATGCAAGTCACATTCCTTCTACATCCTCTTCTTCTCAGAGGATCCTTCCACCTACTCATTCTATGACCACACATGCCAAGGATGGGATTCACAAACCTAATCCCAAATATGCATTTACTTCTACTGTCACTAATCCTGTGCTTGAGCCTACTTGTTTTACCCAGGCTAACAAATCTCCAGAATGGCGCCAGGCAATGGCAGAAGAGTTTAATGCCCTCCTACGCACTGGAACATGGTCATTGGTTCCCTTTGTTCCCTCCATGAATGTGCTTCCCAATAAATGGGTATATCGGATCAAACGACATTCTGATGGTTCAATACAGCGGTATAAGGCTCGATTAGTCGCCAATGGCTACCACCAACAAGATGGTATTGATTATGACGAGACGTTCAGTCCAGTAGTTACTCATGCAACCATTCGCCTCGTCCTCTCAGTTGCTCTTCACTTCAACTGGCCTATCAGACAACTTGATGTTCAGAATGCTTTCTTACATGGTTCTTTAGCAGAGGTTGTTTATATGCGGCAGCCTGTAG
This genomic window contains:
- the LOC126599678 gene encoding ribosomal lysine N-methyltransferase 4-like isoform X3; its protein translation is MLLGARKIRWRLRRQHLSLSYTPSIKLNFHSLSQPKVESDDFLPWLERKAGAEISSALSIGKSAYGTSLFASKSITAGDCVLKVPYRVQLAPDDLVPELKDLLSDGVGDAAKLATVVLFEQRMGNDSRWAPYIRWLPRPEEMHCTIFWSDDELELIRQSSVYQETINQRSQIKKEFLAIRTALKNFPEMSKSITYKDFMHAYALVDFAVTSRAWGSMKGYSLIPFADFLNHDGTSESLVLSDNDKHFSEVLIRYGKFSNATLLLDYGFTLSSNIHDQVEIQVNIPHHDVLREMKWELLKRHHRPISNDVNGFDSSMDSFTIKEVRSGSGKGKGIPQSLRAFARVLCCASPQELSDLAKEAAEHDGRLARRPLINSSREIEAHQMLLSKLTQLADDCDASIKSLGPISSPVTCERLSIRRQMAQDLLNGELRILKSASAWLRNYCDTLTTTDCYR
- the LOC126599678 gene encoding uncharacterized protein LOC126599678 isoform X7 — encoded protein: MLLGARKIRWRLRRQHLSLSYTPSIKLNFHSLSQPKVESDDFLPWLERKAGAEISSALSIGKSAYGTSLFASKSITAGDCVLKVPYRVDSRWAPYIRWLPRPEEMHCTIFWSDDELELIRQSSVYQETINQRSQIKKEFLAIRTALKNFPEMSKSITYKDFMHAYALVDFAVTSRAWGSMKGYSLIPFADFLNHDGTSESLVLSDNDKHFSEVIADRNYAPGEQVLIRYGKFSNATLLLDYGFTLSSNIHDQVEIQVNIPHHDVLREMKWELLKRHHRPISNDVNGFDSSMDSFTIKEVRSGSGKGKGIPQSLRAFARVLCCASPQELSDLAKEAAEHDGRLARRPLINSSREIEAHQMLLSKLTQLADDCDASIKSLGPISSPVTCERLSIRRQMAQDLLNGELRILKSASAWLRNYCDTLTTTDCYR
- the LOC126599678 gene encoding uncharacterized protein LOC126599678 isoform X5, which produces MLLGARKIRWRLRRQHLSLSYTPSIKLNFHSLSQPKVESDDFLPWLERKAGAEISSALSIGKSAYGTSLFASKSITAGDCVLKVPYRVQLAPDDLVPELKDLLSDGVGDAAKLATVVLFEQRMGNDSRWAPYIRWLPRPEEMHCTIFWSDDELELIRQSSVYQETINQRSQIKKEFLAIRTALKNFPEMSKSITYKDFMHAYALVTSRAWGSMKGYSLVIADRNYAPGEQVLIRYGKFSNATLLLDYGFTLSSNIHDQVEIQVNIPHHDVLREMKWELLKRHHRPISNDVNGFDSSMDSFTIKEVRSGSGKGKGIPQSLRAFARVLCCASPQELSDLAKEAAEHDGRLARRPLINSSREIEAHQMLLSKLTQLADDCDASIKSLGPISSPVTCERLSIRRQMAQDLLNGELRILKSASAWLRNYCDTLTTTDCYR
- the LOC126599678 gene encoding uncharacterized protein LOC126599678 isoform X6; this translates as MLLGARKIRWRLRRQHLSLSYTPSIKLNFHSLSQPKVESDDFLPWLERKAGAEISSALSIGKSAYGTSLFASKSITAGDCVLKVPYRVQLAPDDLVPELKDLLSDGVGDAAKLATVVLFEQRMGNDSRWAPYIRWLPRPEEMHCTALKNFPEMSKSITYKDFMHAYALVDFAVTSRAWGSMKGYSLIPFADFLNHDGTSESLVLSDNDKHFSEVIADRNYAPGEQVLIRYGKFSNATLLLDYGFTLSSNIHDQVEIQVNIPHHDVLREMKWELLKRHHRPISNDVNGFDSSMDSFTIKEVRSGSGKGKGIPQSLRAFARVLCCASPQELSDLAKEAAEHDGRLARRPLINSSREIEAHQMLLSKLTQLADDCDASIKSLGPISSPVTCERLSIRRQMAQDLLNGELRILKSASAWLRNYCDTLTTTDCYR